TGCCATCAACCATTCCCTAATGGCCCCACAATAAGTAATAAAATGATTCCCGAATCCATACATATAGATGACTACATGATGTATCATATGTCATATATTACTCATATGTAATATAcatattttatgtttatttttatatatacgCAAAATTTATAATTGGATGGATCTTTAAAGATCGGATATAATTAATTCCATATCTATCCTATTATTAATCGGATATtatttaaagggaaaattttGTGATGATCAATGAAAAAAAGATGtaactttacttttttttttttttttttttgctctttagtttaacattttctttttcaatgtgGATACATATCATATTATTTCACATGCTTACTTATGATGCCTTTATTAATGATATAATGACAAATAACTTTAAATTATTAtataaaccctttttttttttaaatgttctgCATTACTATCTTTTATGAATAAGACTAGAGGTAATAAAGaagattacattttttttttttctacgagaaaattacaacttctcGTTTCACTATTTTGGTGACAATAAGATGCAGCCTTATTTAAACGACTCACTAAATGACAATATAATGTGGTCATCCCTTCTGGATGGAATACAAGCCATGTAGTCCACAGGTTGATTCAACTCTCTCCAAACATGCTCATAATAGCAAGTTTCAAAACAACACAAACTAGAAAAATGACCTCCTCAGATACAACACAGACTATGGACTATGGGAATTACCTTGCAAGATATCTACCGCCGATTTAGAgtaagaagagattaatatctTTCGAATATTCCGCTCCATgcacaatttcaatttttgataAATAGCGCAAAGCTCCATGCTAAGAAGAGAAACATCTAAGGTGAAGATAGGCAATCCATTAGTGCACCTCACAATACCATTATACGAAGCTATACCTTGATCAAGAGAACCATCACAATGAAGAGCTGCAATACCTTGCGCTGGATTTAGTGATTTACCCATGAACAACCATGTGGCATTTGCATAATCCATATAACTTGGACTCCCCACTTCTCCACCAAAAACTTATTCCTCTCATTTTCCACCCTTGATAACGATAGAGAGCTACATCATTGTCTCgaacaattaatttttttaattctagtGTTGTTATGGAAACACCTAAAGTtccttttttttcataaatgagAAATAGTAGCATAGAATGTAGGCTTACAAATCAACCCAATAGAATCAAATCCACAAATTATTGGGCTACCCATCTATGAAAAGTAAGTTCGCTACTTAGTTATATTTGGCACAATTGTAAGCTTGTGTAGGCATGGTATCAGATTGGGGGTATCAGTCATCCTGAAAATCGATATGATATCGGTAATTGTCCATATTGAACAGAAATacctttatttaaaaaaagaaaaagaaaaagcaggttcttttgacatttttacccttggtCTGTATCATTTAACTGCTATGGTATTAGCGAGGTGTCAGGATCAAGAACACGCTAAGTAGTAGGGCATAAAATCAGCCCAATAGTatactctctctttctttttgtttttatttttgttatttatttaatgaaactAAAGATAAAACCATATTCTAAAGGTCGGGTTTGATTGAACTTAATTGGTTCATATcaatttaagatttttcatATGATGGTTGCACCAGTTAGTTAATCAGACATCATAGGCTACGTATGGACTTATACAATTGGTTCCTAATcaatttaagatttttcatACTGATTGCACCATTTAGTTAATCGGACTTCATAAGGTAGGTATGGACTTATCCATATTCGATCGGTTAGTTACTGGTTCATATTGAGCTCATAATAATCAAATTATAAGCGATATTGGTTAGTTACTGGTTCATATTGAGCTCATAATAATCAAATTATAAGCGACCTAATTGGACTATAAATGGTCTCTATATGTGCTGATTATGCTGTAGATGGGCTAATCGGGGCCTGATTTACTTGAACAGTAAAACGAGGGTAAAATTTTTCTGATCTGTCCAAAAATTTACAACATGGCATGTCGATAGGGTCCATATTTTTGTGAACAAGTACATTTCAAGGTGTTTCGGCCACTTATATTAGAGCTAACCAAACAAATAAAGTGTCCAGATCATGACTTATTTGTGAATATCCTCATGTCACTAGAAGTTGTTACACCTGTAATTAATGAcactaatttatttatttattattattattttttttaacaataaaaTGAAGGTAAAATTTATCTGGTCTGCCCAAAAATCTACAACATGGGATTTCGATAAGGTCCATATTTTGTGAACTAATACATACCAAGGTCTTTCGatcacttgtcaaatttcagccGAATTAGAGATAttcaagtggtaaaataaaGCTTAAAAAATTATATGTTCATAAGAGAATTACAAGAACTTCCATGTCAATACATAGAGGGCTGAAAACACATGGTGATATTTTGATGCATTCAATTACACCACTAATATTTTGTGGAAGAAAAATCTTATTGAACAACAAAAAACATAAGGCATACAGGATTGACACCAATCCAAGATGAAATCTTTAGTTTAAGTTTTCTCATAAGCGGTGAGATCTCATGTAAGAAGGTCACCACGTCGGGAGAGGATcgaaactcaatttttttttatatatgtatCTTTAATTTTTAGTGTTTTGGCTAGTATAGCTCAGAAGGAAGTCGTGGGGAGAGAAGGATTTCTAGTGGAATTGCTCTGGGCATTGTGATGCCTAAGCCTTCAGTCATGTCCACTGGAGAATTGGAAAGGGTATCCAAGTTGAATGCATGAAGTAGACGAGCAAGTGCCAAGTGCACGATCTGTGTGGCCAAGTCAAAACCTGGGCACCATCGTATGCCAGAGCCAAAAGGGATCAACTCAAAATTCTGGCCCTTAACATCTATATCTGCATGTGTAGTGAGAAATCTCTCTGGTTTGAATTCATGTGGGTCTGGCCACACATGAGGATCATGATGCAATTTCCATATATTTACAACTAAACGAGTGCCTTTGGGTACATGATATCCACCCACTTCACAGTCTTCCATGGCCTCGTGTAGTAATCCTAGAGGTGAAGGAGGGCAGATTCGCAACGTTTCCTTTATGATCGCTTTGAGGTAAGGTAGATTCTCGATATCATTTTCCTCCACATTCCTATCTCTGCCAACATGGATGGCTATCTCATCTTGGGCCTTTTGTAATACATGGTGATTGTTCATGAGGAAGGACACTACCCACGTCATGGCTATTGATGTAGTATCCACGGCAGCTGTGATGAATTGCTGTGTAGTATAATGAAATAGATTTTTAGCAGCAACAACACACAATATATAaggaatattaaaaaaaaaaaaatatatatatatatatatatatttttgtgtgCTAGTTTAAGAGCCACTAGGCTAGGCAAGACCAACTGagggactaggggtgtcaaatccAGGCCCAAGCGAGCCTAACCTAAAAAACCTAAAACTAGATTGAATAACGGTCGGTAGTTTTTGGTGCAAGAGTCCAACCCTATAGTCACCTAACCTGGATTGAATGCCTAAGAGCTTGACTCAGTCGGACACTTTAAAATCCTGTTTAGAGCCCCTTTACTCAGTTTGACAGGTTTAAATCTCATTTAGAGCCCGCTTAGAGCCTCTAACTTAGCCTAACATGTTTAAAGTTCATTTAAAACCCATTTAGAAATGAATGACCTAATAGTCCGTCTAAAGCTCGATTTTAGATCAACACCTGATCGACTGtttataaatgggaccatgCCTAGCCTGTGAGGACTGATAACTTAAATGGGTCGATAAACTTTCCCTAGACTTACGCTAGTGCTCTACAGCTTAGCAACCTGCCACTAAACTAGGAGCTCATCCCAATTGTAATTCcaaacattttttgttttaatatatatttttttaatcttttatgagaaacataaattaattgtaaggaatatatatatatatatatatatgtgcatACCAGTACGGTTGCCTTGATGATGGTATCTTGGTCATAGTTAGACTGGAAATTGTCTTCGGGGAGAGTTGAGAGCATCACATCAATGAAGTCATCAAGCTCACTTTCTTCACCAGCtgcccctttcttcttcttcttggcaaTCTTGAGACGATGTTCTTCCAGCCAATTTCCAATTAAAGAGTCAAATTCAGTAGCAacattcttcatttctttgataTGTCCCCCAAAGTCTAACCATTCACAATAGGGCAGTGCATCCGAAACTACAAACAtcccaaaaaaatacatgagTTGAGCAGTCGCCTTTCTGAATCTCTGGGCCTCATCCTTGTACCCTGTTATCATGTTTCCATAATATCGTTTGCTGGCGATCATTTCAGTGATTATGTTTAAGCTCATTTGCTCAAACCACTGCCTCATCTCCACCTGCACAAAAGGGTTTCAATTTAGAATCGAGAATCGAAAATAGGAaaatcgattttgatttcaaatccTAGAATCTTTTTTcagtttgattcgattttgatttcattgcTAAAATCATTGAACTGAATTGAATTGTCTATTTTTGAATCGAATAAGAAACCAGatgaaatgatatatatatatatatattttaattaattcaatgtgaatgataaattctattcttttaatgaatgaaaaaagTTTGATAGATTATGATTCTAATAAATAAGATTTTTGTCGACGAAGATATAAAAAGTTGGTTGGCCGTTGGCCCGAACACCTAAAATATAACTTAAACTTAATATGAGAGCTGGTGATCATACTCATACCTCGGCTATTTTGGATCGGAGTATCCATGCCATGTTCATGTGCTGACACATGAACATTCCAGAATGTGGGACCAGACAAGACGTCACCCATCATTCCATATGGAGTTTTGTCTGCCCTGCCCATTCCACGTAAGGTTCTATCGGCCATGGCCCCTCCTGCCTTGCAACCCATGCccatcattcttttttattctcccCAAGACATGGGTCTTATAGTATTATAAATTGTGTCTACAACAAGTTTATTAAGGAATCTTTTAACTTTATTTATACTTTAGCCTTGAAAATCCAAGGGAGTAgtacagttggtgagcaatgaactttgTACAATTCGTAAACTTGGAcatcctaagtttgactcccactaggtacaccttgagccactcacacagggtgtttagtgctcttcactaatttcaatgaaaattgaatgTTTCTCATTCAACCAtg
This genomic stretch from Macadamia integrifolia cultivar HAES 741 chromosome 2, SCU_Mint_v3, whole genome shotgun sequence harbors:
- the LOC122057456 gene encoding xanthotoxin 5-hydroxylase CYP82C4-like — protein: MEYVVNPKKAIGTLIAFILVCLSLWRAKAIKKDHKTKRSQVPTPSGALPIIGHLHLLGSHNPKHRTLGAMADKYGPAIMLRLGVYPTLVVSSWELVKDCFTASNWKVFATRPRFAAAKYLGYNYAISGSTPYGTYWRGMRKMATLELLSKTRLHKLKHIRVSVIDLSIKELYSLWAKDGGTHPVKVEMRQWFEQMSLNIITEMIASKRYYGNMITGYKDEAQRFRKATAQLMYFFGMFVVSDALPYCEWLDFGGHIKEMKNVATEFDSLIGNWLEEHRLKIAKKKKKGAAGEESELDDFIDVMLSTLPEDNFQSNYDQDTIIKATVLQFITAAVDTTSIAMTWVVSFLMNNHHVLQKAQDEIAIHVGRDRNVEENDIENLPYLKAIIKETLRICPPSPLGLLHEAMEDCEVGGYHVPKGTRLVVNIWKLHHDPHVWPDPHEFKPERFLTTHADIDVKGQNFELIPFGSGIRWCPGFDLATQIVHLALARLLHAFNLDTLSNSPVDMTEGLGITMPRAIPLEILLSPRLPSELY